ACCCTTTCAGCTCATGCTGCCTCTGCGAGGCAGCTCTATTCCACCATCGCCTTTGGCCTGCTCCTTTTCTCCCCAAGGACTTCATCCGCAGCCGCCCCCAGCGTTAGAACATTGTCTGGACACAGCGgcgggtggtggggagggagagggccaGACATTTTTAAACTCCGGCGCAATTGTGATGTAAATGCTGTGTGACCCTTGGCCAAAATGGGCAGTGCCCCTACCTGCCCTCACtaccaccaccaaacccagcccagATTAAGTCACCGCCGATCCCGCCCCCACGCCAGGCACTGAGTCGTCTGGGAGGGCGCTCCTCGGCGTCTGTGTGGGCCGGGAATGCTCGGCTCCTTGGCGTGGACGCCGCCTCGCGGCGGGTTGCCCTGGCCTGCTGCGCCCCCATCGGGTGGCTGGGGTCTGCGCTACCCCGTCTCCAGGCGCCATGGCCAGATCCCTCCAGTCCCCCGTTCCGGCCCGCGCTGAGTGCCAGGGGCGGCCGGGGGCGCCGTTGGGGGGTTCTCCAGTGGGAGGAACGGGTTCTGTGAGGTCAGCGCGCCGCGACCCGGGTCACAATGCTGCCCTCCTCGACGCCCGGGTCCGGGCACGCCGCAGAGACCTGCCCGGCTCCGCCTGGACCGGAGCGTTCTCCCGCGGCCAGGGCTCGGGCAGCTGCTTCCAGCCTGGGACCGGTCTCAGCCTCCGGGAGGTGAGCGACGGCCCAGGGGGCGGGCGCGAGGCAGCGGCGCCCGGCGGCCCGGGAGAGACCTGACCGCCACTCCCCGCGCAGAGCGCCCCGGGGCCTGGACATGAGCGCCCAGGAGCCACCGCAGGGTCGGAGATTCCCCATTGAGGCCGGAGACTCCCGTGGCCCTGCCGCCTCCCCCGAGTCCCAGGACAGCCCGGAGGCGGCGACGGAGCACAACCCGGTCAGGTGAGGCCCGCGCCAACCCCCTCCGCCCGTCCCGCGGCCCCGCCCTCGGTCCCACTTGGCACCCCCAGCAGTCAGGTCCCCGCATCCACGTCCGGACCCCCGGGGACCCAGGTGCACTCCCTGGATGTGCCCCACAAGATGGGCCGGGCCCCCGCCTCAGCGCCCCTTGTCGCGCCCCGCTTTCCCCAGGCCGCTTCGTCGCTGCCCCGGATGCCACTGCCTGACGCTGCTGCACGTGCCCATCGATGTCTACCTGGCCATGGGCGGGAGCCCCCGGGCCCGCGCCACGTGAGTGCGCCTGCTCCCTGCGGCTCCGCGGGAGCTGGGCGGGAACGAGGCCCCCCGCGGGCCACCACGGTGAGGTCGCATGCGCCGAGCACGAGACAatgatgcacattttaaaataaatgatgcaCATTTTAATAAAGCACAGCATAAACTGTTCTTTCCACTCCGGGCTGGCAGTGTATGTCTATCCGTCGGGCCCACCAGCTGCTCTGTCCAGTCCAATAACTTTCCC
The genomic region above belongs to Piliocolobus tephrosceles isolate RC106 chromosome 1, ASM277652v3, whole genome shotgun sequence and contains:
- the FAM229A gene encoding protein FAM229A, which codes for MLPSSTPGSGHAAETCPAPPGPERSPAARARAAASSLGPVSASGRAPRGLDMSAQEPPQGRRFPIEAGDSRGPAASPESQDSPEAATEHNPVRPLRRCPGCHCLTLLHVPIDVYLAMGGSPRARAT